Genomic window (Hydrogenimonas cancrithermarum):
CGATGACGGCGGAGATGATTCCTCCTTTGACCGTTTCGAGGGCATGGGCGCCATGGCTGCTCTCCATCAAAATCATGAAAAGGAGCAGTATCTCGACGGCGACGGCACTGAATGTCAGGACGAAACTGGCATACGGTTCCTGCAGCCGTTCGGCTAGAATCTCGGCGATTTCGGAAACGGTAAACGAAAAAGATGCGATGCCGAGACCTGCAAAAAGTGTCGCCAGATAGGGATGGTCGGTAAGATGGAAGGTAAAAGCGGCGATGGCGAAAAGAAAACCTGCGATCAGGTCCCAGTAGTCTTGAAGAAAGTTCTGTAAGTCCGACGACGAGGGTTCGGAAGTACTGTTCATCTAAAATAGTCCTTTTGTCATGGTGTGGTGGCCGATCAGGCCGAGTTTTTCCATTGTATCGAAAAAAGGTTCGCTTCGCATGTCGACGAGAATGGAGTATCCCGGATGCTGGAGCTCTTCTCGAACCAATTTGACCAACTTTTCGATGGCTCCGTATTCGCGCTTTGGTAACTTTATATCACATTGAAACTTAATTTGAGTTGGGATGTAGAGGCTACATCTGGTCCAGCGGACCCTGTCGAACTGAGTGAGACAGCGGCATCCGAGACGGCTGTCGGCAAAGAGCAGTACCCGGTCGCTCTCTCCGAAATCGCGCCGAAACCCTTTCGCGTCGACGAAAATGGGTTCAAAGGAGGGAGTATATTCGAGATGTGTGAGCGTGAAGGGAGCGTTTAGTGTCTGAAGCGTCCCCACGGCATCGAGAAAAGAGGCCATCATGCAAGGAACGAGCGGGAGCCGTTCGTAATACTTCTCTTTGAGGATGAAAGAGGTCTCGAAGAGCGTCTGCGAGACGATCTCGGCGTCTACAGGCTCCGGCTCTATACGTCTAGGGCCGACTCCGATATGCTCCAGAAATAGCCTGTCGTCGCACAGTATCGTCTGCTTTTGGCTGGAGGCGAAAATTTGGGCGCTCATCCGGGCACTCTCTCCATCGAGAAGAAGAACTGCAGAGTCGAAACTTATATGGTAAAGAAACTCCATCACCTCTTTGGAAACGAAAAAAATAGTTCGGGGATTGACCATCAGCCAGAGACGAAGGAGTTTGGGAAGTGTGCAGGAGATGTCGTCTACTAGAATCCATGCGATCTCTTCGTCTTCCGGTACGACGGGTTTGTCGGTGATGATACCGTAAGCCCCCTGGGCAATGGCCTGTGCAATCTCTTCGGAAGATCGTGCGACGAAAAGGGCACCCCTCGTCACTTTCTTGAGTGTGAGTGCGACGGCGTCGAATCGGGAAATGGAGGGGGCGTTGAGAAGCTTGCCACCCGTGACGGCAAGAACGTTTTCAAGCCGCATCGGAAACGTCAGCCGATGGCACTGCCGGCTTTTCTCGGTTTTTCCGGGCGAATGAGGCAGAGTCCTTCATCGTCTTTCGCTGCGAGCAGCATGCCTTCGCTCAGCATGCCCATCAGTTTCGCCGGTTTGAGGTTGGCGACGACGCAGACCTGTGTATCTTTGAGGTCTTCCGGGCTGTACCACTCTTTGATGCCGGCGACGATCTGGCGCGGTTTCTCTTCCCCGAGGTCGACCTGGAGTTTGAGAAGCTTTTTGCTTTTCGGAACCTCTTCGGCTTCGACGACGGTTCCGACTTTCAGTTGGACCTGGAAGAACTGGTCGATCGTGATGAGGTTCGCACCGCTCTCCTCATCCTGAGTCTGGGGTTTTGATTTTTGATTTTTGATTTTTTCCTCTTTTTTTGCGGCTTCGGCTTTTGCGGCGGGGGTTTCCACCAACGGTTCTTCGATACGTGGGAAGAGAGGCGGGATCTTTTCGATCGTGAATTCGTCCAGAAGTTCGTTGTTTTTGATCAGTTCGACGTAACTGGCATTGTTGACCGTAAATCCCAGCGCCTTTGCGATGGTTTGCGTGGTTTTCGGCATGAAAGGGTGTAGCAGAACCGCCACTCTCGCCAGGATGTTGGCGACGAGCGCGATCGTTGCCATCGCTTCATCCTCTTTTCCCTCTTTCATCTTGACCCACGGCATTCCGGTGTCGATCGCTTTGTTGGCGATGCGCAGTGTCTTCCAGAGGTCTTCGAGGTAGCGATTGGTCTGGATCTCGTACAGATGCTTCTCGACAGGCTCCAAAATGGCTTCGACCTCTTTCAGTTCGGACGCATGAAACTTTCTGACGCCATCGCTTGTGATTTTGAAGTCGAAATATTTTCCGCTCATTCCGATGATACGGTTGAGCAGGTTTCCGAGGTCGTTGCCGAGATCGGAGTTGATGCGGTCGATCAGAGCACGCTGGCTGAAGTCGCCATCCTGGCCGAAAGGGACTTCGCGCAGCATGAAATAGCGAAAGTTCTCCAATCCGTAGGCGTCGGCGATCTCTTTTGGGTCGACGACATTTCCTTTGGATTTGCTCATCTTCTCCCCGTTTCGCGTCCACCAGCCGTGTGCCGCGACATGGTGGGGAAGCTCGAGACCGAGACTCATCAAAAATGCGGGCCAGTAGATGGCGTGAAAGCGCAGGATGTCTTTGCCGATCAGGTGGACTTTGGCCGGCCAGTACTCCATCAGCTTTTCGTCGGTACCGTATCCGAGTGCCGTCACGTAGTTCATCAAAGCGTCGAGCCAGACATACATGACATGTTTCGGATCGTCGATGCTCTTGGGCAGTTTGACACCCCAGTCGAAACTGGTACGGGTGATAGAGAGATCCTCCAGACCGTTTTTCACGAAGTTGATCACTTCATTGCGTTTGGCTTTGGGAAGGATGCAGTCGGATTTGCTCTCATACCACTCGAGCAGCCTATCCTGATATTTCGAAAGTCGGAAAAAGTAGCTCTCCTCCTCCACCATCGTAGTCGAGCGGCCGCATTCGGGGCAGAATTCATCGTCGATGAGCTGGGTTTCGGGGAAAAAGGTTTCACAGCTTACGCAGTAGTGGCCGCGGTAGACATCTTTATAGATATCGCCGTTGTCATACATCACTTCGAACGCTTTTTGCACTCCCTTCATGTGGTCGGGATCGGTCGTTCGGATGAATTTGTCGTAACTGATCTCGAATTCGTCCCAGAGCTGCTTGAAGCGGTTGGAAATTTCGTCGGCGTACTCTTGCGGGCTTTTTCCGCGCGCTTTCGCCGCCTGCTCGATCTTCTGGCCGTGCTCGTCGGTACCGGTAAGGAAAAAGACATCCATCCCTGCCATGCGCGAGTATCGTGCCAGTGTATCCGCGATGATCGTCGTATAGGCGTGACCGATGTGTGGCACGTCGTTGACATAGTAGATGGGGGTGGTGATATAGACTTTTTTACATTTGTCGCTCATAAATTAACCTTCGATTTGGTGAATATTGAAAAATGAATAGTGAAAACTCGAGGGGCGTTGCACTCCATTTCATTTTTCCACTATTCATTTTTCATTAAAATTCGAATCCGCCGCCCTGGCCTTTGCTCATGCTCTCATAGACTTTTTTGACATAGTCGCTGCGGATTTCACATCCGATCACTTTCTCGCACTTCATGCAGCTTTCGATGCCGTGCTCTTTTTGACACGCAAGAAGCCTCTCTTTCGCTTCTTCACGTGCCAGTTCCCATTTGTCGGGCCTTTTTTCAGTCGACGTCATACGCCGCTTTCACCTTCGATATCTCATATTTGCTGCCGAAGAAGCAGGGGGTCGTTTCGTGCGGGTCGTCGCAGGAGAGCTCCATCAGGCGGCGTCCCTTCTCGTCGATCGCTTCGCCGCCGGCCGTTTCGTAAACGAATGCGAAAGGAAAGACTTCGAAAAGTTTGCGCAGTTTCCCTTCGGGTTTGTCGGTCGTTCCTGGATAGCTGAAGAGGCCGCCCCCCTTGAGAAGGATCTGGTGCAGATCGGGCACCATGCCGCCGGAGTAGCGCAGACGGTATCCTTCGGCGAAGAGCCCGTCGATCATCTTTTTGTGGTGCGGTGGCCAGTGTTTCTGCGTCCCGCCCGGTGCGTTGAGCTTCCCTTTTTCATTCAGTTTGATCGTCTCCTGCTCCATGAATCGGCCATGGCGGAAGATGTAGTGGCGGACGCCCCCTTTGTAGGCGGTCACCAACTCCAGGCGAGGGCCGTAGACGACATAGACGGAGGCCAGCATGTTGGATGCCTGGAACTCTCCGTCGTAGATGCCGAAGATCGATCCGACACTGAGGTCGACGTCGATAAGGCTCGAACCGTCGAGCGGATCGTAGGCGATCATGTAGCGGCCGTTGGGATGAAGTGTTTCAGCCTCCTCTTTCTCTTCGCTTGCGATCGCCTTGATCGCGGTGATCTTGGAGAACTCTTCGGCGATGATCAGGTCGCTTTGTATGTCGAGTTTGAGCTGCATGTCACCTGTCGAGTTGCACTGTTGGGAATAGCAGAGATCTTCGTTCGTGATCGCATCGCGAATACGGTGCGCGGAGCGTTCAATGGCGTCGAATATCGGTTTGAGTGTCATTTAAACTGCCTTTGCATGGGTTTTGATCCAGCCGATAATCTGCTCGACATCATTGAGGTCGAGAATGTCGATGGCCGGAGGGATCTCGTAATCGTTCGGGTCGATCGAATCGTCGATCGCGATCGCTTCGGAGTAGGAAAAGTAGCTTTCGTCGATCGCGTTGCGAAAGATCGCGATACGCGGGAGGGGAAGCGTTTTCAACCCCTCTACGAGCAAGTAGTCGAAGTCGTCGACCATCCGGATGATCTCTTCGATGCTCTTTTTACGATGAGAGAAGTAGGTGGTACGTGTCGGCGAAGTGACGACCACTTCCGCACCCGTTTGAAAAAACTTCCAGCTGTCTTTCCCTTCGACGTCGAAGGTCGCTTTGTCTTTTGGGTCGTTTTTGACGATGGCTACCCTGTATTCACTGATCAGGATACGTGCGACTTTTTCGATGATCGTGGTTTTACCGCTGTTGGACGGGCCGGTAAAGGCGACGGCTAGACGTTTTTTCAAAGTTCTACCTTGCTCTAAAATTGAAAGGATTATAGCCAAAAAAGGTTTAAAGAATGGAATGTGTGTTAAAATTTTACACGATTACAATACAAAGGCTTCGGCACGTGAAAAAAGAGATTCTTACACTTCTTACCGCTCTTTTCGTTCTGACGGGATGCAGTGGAAAAAACGAAATTTCCCAAATGCTTCAACCGGACGTTATCTACGAAAAGGCGCTGGTGCATACCCGTGAAGCACAGATCATCCGATCGTTCGAAACCAAAGCCTCCATCAGCGCGACACTTCTGAACGAGGTCTTTCCTCAGAGGTACTCTTACGAAAAAGGGGTATTCTTCTTTGTAGGCGTTATCACGGATATGAAGGCGGAGGAGTTCAAAAAACGATACCACATCACCCTCAATGGCGACGAACCGGTCAACATCGAACCGGTGACGCGAAACGACGATCTCTATATACTGATGCCCAGTGTCACACGGTGGGGGAAATACTGGATTGTCACTTTCCCGCCGCAAAAAGCGAAAAAATTCGTTATCGACTTCGGAATCGATCCGTACGGTTCGGTAGAGTTAGCGTTTCAACGGCCGATGCCACGCCGATAGGCTCTCCCAGAATCTTTTTGTAGACGATATAGTTGGCGAGCACCTTCTTGCCGTATCGCCGGCTCTCGTCGTAGTAGACCAACTCCATGCTAAGCCACGGTTCGTAAGGCCCCTTTTCAAAAAGCCCTCTTTCTGTCAGCAGCCGTTTTGTAAACCCTATCCCGCCGTTGTAGGCATAGGAGATGAAGAGCGGATGCCATAGATGGCGCTTGAGATACTTCAGGTGCGTTCGGGCGTAGGAAATGTTGGTTCGCGGAATCAACATCGCATCGAGATCGAATGGTTCGTGCCGCTCTTTCGCCAGCGCTTTGACCAGAAACGGCATGATCTGCATCATGCCGAGTGCATAGGAGGGTGAAATGGAGGAGGGGATGAAACGGCTCTCCTGGCGTGCCAGGGCGAGCATGAGCGCTTTGTCGTCGGTTTTCATCCCTTCATACGCATCTTCATAGGGGATCGGGAAGTAGTGGGTCCTGTAGCGCGAAGCACGTTCCATCACGAAGCAGTAGTGCCCTTCCGTGCGGCTGCATGCGAACCGTTTTCCGTAGTCGATCAGCTCCGGGGTAGTTTTTCTTCTCTTTATCTCTTTCAGGCTCTTCAGCCATGCAAATGGATCGGAGATGTTGTAGTCGCACCCTTTTTTTCCAAATTTCGGCCTGACGATCCGCGGCCAGCGTGTTTTCAGTTTTTCATGCGCATAGAGGGTGTAGATGTTGAGGTCGAAACTCTCTGAAAGCGCTTTGAGGTAGGGGCCTTTGGGATCGAGTTGTGAGAGCCAGAAAAGCGTTTTGTCCTTGTCGAAGCGGTACCATGCTTTGTTGTAGGCATCGGCCAGGTAGATGCCTGCCAGTTTGGCTCTGTCGTGCCTCAATGCGTTCATGGCGAGAAAAAAGGTGCTCTGGTGATCGAGGGTTTTGCTATCGATTCCCAGAAGCGACCGCTGCAGTCGGGTGAGTCTGTTGTCGGTGACGATCAGTTTGATTGTCTGGGAGAATTCCCGTTTCGAAGCGAGACGTTTGATCAAGGAGGGGGGAAGCGGATGGTCGAGATACTCCTCTCTCCATGTTCTTCCGCAGTTGTTGAAAACTTCGAAAAAGGTGTCGGCATCGCTTTTGACGAGTTCGTAAAACGGGCTTTCCGATATCATCACATTTGTCCAGCGAAGCAGATCGGGGTAGTTTTCCAGCTGTTCGACGAGTCGGAACTGCCGTTTTTTCGGAAGTTTGGTGAATTTGTAGGGGGTGAGTGCGACAGCGCTGCACTCCGCACGCTCCGCCGGCAGCTTGGAAGGTTTGAGCCGGTAGCACCGGACGGCCATCGCGAAGCCCGGCATTTTCGTCTTTTCCGCGTAGCGGCGAATCAGCTTCCAGTTGACGGATCGGATCTGATAGAAGGCTTTATCGGCCTCTTCGGAGGTGATATTCTGGTCGAAAAAACGCCAGATGTAGAAATCTTTGGCGTAACTTCGCGGCATCTTCTCCAACTGCTGCAGAGTAATTTCGGCCGAGAGCAGCAGAGGGAGAAAAAAGAGAGAAAAGAGGAGTCGCTGCATCGCCTTACATGCTCATCGACAACTCAAACAGCAGTTTGACAAAGAAGAGGTCGATGAACTGGAGCCCGAAGATGACGATGAGCGGTGCGAGGTCGATACCGCCGACCGCCGTCGGAATGTAGCGGCGGATCCAGGCATAGACCGGCTCCGTCAGACGGTAGAGCGTCTGGACGATCGGGTTGTAGGGATCGGGGCGTACCCAGCTTACCAGTGCTGCGATGATGACGACCCAGATGTAGATGTTGATGACCATATGCAGAATCTGCGCGAGGGCCTGGATAAGTGTCGAAAGAATCATTTTACAATCTCCATGAGGTAGGATTTGAGATAGGGGTAGAGGTGTGAAAGTTCGGGGCCGTGTTCACTGCCTGTCAGGAGCAGCCGCAGTGGTTTGAAAAAGTTTTTGCCTTTCAGCCCTGTCGCTTTCATCAGGTAGCTTTTGAGCTCGTCGAACGTCTCGAACTTGGGGGCGGTTTTTAGTGCGTCACGCAGCGTTCTCATCTGCTCACCCCATTCGTTGTCGAAAGGTTTTGCGCTGAAGATCGCCTCGATTTTCGGTTTGATCTCTTTGATCGTGCTGCCCTCTTCGAGGTAGCATTTGGCCACTTCGCCGATCGCCGCGTCGGCGAACCCGAAAGCCCGGGAGAGCTCTTTGGGATCCATCATCTTCATATGTTCGCGGTTGATATAGCGCAATTTGTCGATGTCGAACTTCGCGGCCGCTTTCGAAATGTTTCGAAGGTCGAACCACGTGATCGCTTCTTCCATCGTAAAGATCTCTTTGGGCGTCTTGTTGCCGAGAAGGATCAGGTAGTTGGCGACCGCTTCGGGCAAGAACCCCTCTTCCAGAAGCCACTTGACGCTCGATGCGTCGTCGCGCTTGGACATCTTTTTGCCTTCCGTATTGAGAATGATCGGAAGGTGTGCGTAGGCGATCTGCTTGTCGTAACCGAGTTGATTGCGGATGTGGATCTGTTTGGGTGTATTGCTGACATGGTCCTCTCCCCGGATAACAAGGCCGATATCGTGGATCATGTCGTCGAGTGCACAAGCGAAGTTGTAGGTGGGGGTCTTGTCGGCACGCATAATGACGAAACTGTCGATATCGTCCGGTGCGAAAGATTGACGCCCTTTGATGAGATCGTCGAATATGACCGCACTTTCCGGTTTTTTGAGGCGGATCGTGAAAGGCTTTTCGTTCGCGAGCACCTCTTCGTCACTCAACGTTTCACATTTTCCACTGTATCGGTATGCCTTTTTTGCTGCTTTGGCGGCTTCACGCTCCGCTTCGAGCTCTTCGGGGGAGCAGAAACAGGCGAACGCTTTGCGTTCTTCGAGCAGTTTGATCGCCATATGCTGATGAATCGTCAAATTGTGACTCTGGTAGTACACATCGTCTGGATGGAGGCCGAAAAGCTGAAGAATTTCGAGAATCTCCCGATCTTTCCCCTCGATATTCCGCGCTTGGTCGGTATCTTCGATACGAACGATGAAACGCTCACGCTTCTGTTTTGCGACAATATAATTGAAGATGGCGACACGCAGATTGCCGATGTGCATATCTCCGGTCGGACTGGGTGCGAAACGCAACATAAAATCCCTTTCGCCTTTGTTTTTGGAGGCTAAATTTTAAAGCGATTATACCAAATTGGGCTTAGGTTCGGATATATAATAGCCCTGAACATAGGTGACACCGAGATCTTTGACGGTATCGTAGATCGCTTTTGAACTGACGAATTCCGCACAGGTGTCGATCTGCAGTTTGTTGGCGAAGTCGATGATCGTCTCGACGACGATTTGGGAACTTATGTCGGTGTCGATATTTTTGATCAACGCTCCGTCGATTTTCAGCATATCGACTTCGAGTTTGAGAATGTGTTCGAAGCTGGAGTAGCCGGAACCGAAATCGTCGAGCGAAATGTGGCAACCAAGTCTCCGAAGCTTTTTGAGACACTCCGAAACCTCTTCGTACCGTTCGATTCCTTCGCTCTCCAAAATTTCGAAATGGATTCTTCCTGCGTCGCTGAAGGATTCGATCCGGTCGATGATGTATGTCATCGTCTCTTTGTTCATGATGTCGAGATAGGAAATGTTGATTGAGAAATCGTAGGGTTTGTCTTTGAAATATGTGAAGGTTTTGTCGATCACCCGTTTGGTCAAATCGGGATAGAATTTGGTCTGTTTCGCGACATCCAGAAAATAGAATGGAGAGTGGACCGTGCCGTTCTCGTCGATCAGGCGTACAAGCGCCTCATAGCTTTTGACGCGGTTGTCGCCCGTTGAGACGATGGGCTGAAAGTAAGGGACGATCCGGTCCTCCTCGAGTGCCTGTTTTATCTTTTCCGCCCATTCGAGATTTTCCGCGTACTTTTCGCTCAGGTCCATGGAAGGGTCGTAGATGACATAGTCCGCTCGGTCTGCTTTCGCTTTTTTCATCGCCATATCCGCCGTAATCAGAAGATCTGCCCCGTCGTTCGAGGCTCCGATGGCGATTCTTAGATGAACGACGTTTTCATCGATATCGAAGTCGTGATTGTTGATCGTCTTGACGAGGTGCGTGATGAACGTTTCGAGTCTCTCCTGCGATAGATCGTCATAGATCAAAATCGCGAATTCATCCGCTGGCATTCGGTAAAGGTCGCAGGTATCGATACGGCACTCGGCCTTTAGCAGTTTCGCGAGCCCCTGGATGAGCTTGTCTCCCGCACTGTGGCCGTAAAAATCGTTGATCTGTTTGAAGTCGTCGATATTGATGAGAATCAAAGCTTTCGGAACGCTGGAGTGCAGGTCCTGAATCAACGCGTTACGGTTGCGGAGTCTTGTCAGGGGGTCATGATAGAGCCGGTGCTCGAGCTCCATTGACTTGGTTTGCAGGGCTTTGGTTTTGTTTTCGACCTCTCTTTCCAGGTTTTGCGTGTATTCGGCCGCGTTTTTATAGATTTTCTTTGTCAGTATGTAAAAGATAAAAAGAAAGACGAGCGAGATCGCGAGCATCACGACGATATTTTGATAGACGATGGCCGAGAGTGACGCGTTGAGCTGTTTTTGTGAAAAATAGATGGCGGTGATGCCTCTTAAATCACCGATCTCGTAATCATAGGCTTTGTCGTAGTTTTCTCTGATGTACGCGGGGGCGTCTTCCCTTTTCCCGTGACACCGCAGGCAACTCTTTTTGATATAGAGCGGTGCGGCGAAAAAGAAGGTTTTGTCGTTTTCATGATCGACCAGTGTATAGTAATTTTCTATTCCGCTGTGGCTTCTAAAATAAGCGATGGTCCGCTTTTCGAGTTCGTTCGCCATATTTTTCGGGTCTCTTGGATTGTCCGAAACCGTTTTGATGGAAGCCTTGCTGGAGAGATAATTCTCAAAGCGCCTCGATATGTCCGGTATCGTCACGACGGGAAGCAGGTTGATCGTCTCTTCGTTGAAGGGAATATGCTTGTGTATGAAGGTATCCTGATAACTTTCGCGAAACGCCTTTAAAAAAGCGTTCAGATTTTCAGCCTGATTCTTTGCGATAAAGAGTTGGAGATGGTGTATGCGTCGCAACTGGTCATAGGCGAAAAAGATATTGTACAGAAATGCCAAAATAGCGACGACAACGAAGAGGGAGATGAAACGATTGTTTTTCATAGTGGGAACATGACCGTACTTTCGGATTTTTTGGAGAACGGTTTCAACCGATCGTGCATGGTTGTGATATTCGGTTTTTTTATTTTTCACTCTATTGTAACGAAAATCTTGTATTAATGCTATAATCTCGGTTCGTTTCAAACAGATAAAATGGAATATATGGAAAAAGTTATGGAAAAGAGTGAACTTTACGATATTACGATGGATCATATGATGAATCCTCGCAATTACGGGAAATTGGAAAATCCTGACGCCCAGGGAATAGGAAAAAACCCGGAAAATGGGGAGATGGTGATCGTCTATTTGAAGATACACGACGGGAAAATCGAAGATATCGCGTTTCAGGCCAAAGCGTGCATGACGACGATCATCGCAGGCTCGATCTTCACGGAAACCGTCAAAGGCGCTTCGATCGAAGAGGCTCGGGAACTGGCACAGATCATGCTGGACAAACTCGATCAGATGCCCCCTGAAGAGGCGGCCTGTTCGGAAATGGTGGCCGAAGCGTTTCTGGCTGCGTTGGAACATTATGCGGCCATACGCACGGAACCCGAAGCGCTGGTGCCGACCCATATGATTACCCGCGCGTGTACACTACCAGAAGAGGAGGCGAAATAATGCAAAAACGGCTATTTACAACGGTACATGAAGGGTGGCTCAAACTGCTCTTTTCTTCATTCGCAGTGAACGACAGGGCCTGGGGAGAGAAACTCTACGACTACTCGGAGATCATCTACCGCCATCTGCGCTTTATCGAGAATCTTTATGTCCAAAAAAAGATCGAGTACAGCTACGAGCGACCGGCCATCCAGCTCTCCTTCACCACCGAAGGCGAAGCGGCGATGTTTTGTGACGAAGTACTCGAACGCATCGAGTTGCAGCTGAGCGACAACGGCGACCCGCTTGCGAAACGGATGCTGAGCGACCTGCGCTATATTCGCGCGACTTTGCAGCGGAAGTTTATGCGCAGCGAAAAAGTCACGGCGTTCGACAAATCGCTGACGCTGAATGGAATCGAGCTCGAAAAAGGTTCGTTGGACGCACTGGTGCTTTTTCTGTTCGAAGAGAGTTACAAGGAGTACGAACTGATCGTCATCTACTCTTATGCCCAGACCGTCGTTGAGGATAAGCGGCTTGGCGAAATTTTCCAGATACTGATCGACGAGTCGAAGTTTCACCTCAAATCGTTTGCGAGAATGATGGCGGAGATGGGGATATTGGCGGTACCGCGCATGGTGACGCAGGAGATTTACAAATTCGATTCGCTGAAAAAATTCCTCGAAGATGGCATCGAAGAGGAGAAGGGCGCCAAGGAGCAGTGCCGCGCCCTGGCCGAAGCGGTGGACAACGAAGTCCTGCAACAATTTTTCGATTTTATCAATTTTCAGGAAGATTACCACATC
Coding sequences:
- a CDS encoding EAL domain-containing protein translates to MKNKKTEYHNHARSVETVLQKIRKYGHVPTMKNNRFISLFVVVAILAFLYNIFFAYDQLRRIHHLQLFIAKNQAENLNAFLKAFRESYQDTFIHKHIPFNEETINLLPVVTIPDISRRFENYLSSKASIKTVSDNPRDPKNMANELEKRTIAYFRSHSGIENYYTLVDHENDKTFFFAAPLYIKKSCLRCHGKREDAPAYIRENYDKAYDYEIGDLRGITAIYFSQKQLNASLSAIVYQNIVVMLAISLVFLFIFYILTKKIYKNAAEYTQNLEREVENKTKALQTKSMELEHRLYHDPLTRLRNRNALIQDLHSSVPKALILINIDDFKQINDFYGHSAGDKLIQGLAKLLKAECRIDTCDLYRMPADEFAILIYDDLSQERLETFITHLVKTINNHDFDIDENVVHLRIAIGASNDGADLLITADMAMKKAKADRADYVIYDPSMDLSEKYAENLEWAEKIKQALEEDRIVPYFQPIVSTGDNRVKSYEALVRLIDENGTVHSPFYFLDVAKQTKFYPDLTKRVIDKTFTYFKDKPYDFSINISYLDIMNKETMTYIIDRIESFSDAGRIHFEILESEGIERYEEVSECLKKLRRLGCHISLDDFGSGYSSFEHILKLEVDMLKIDGALIKNIDTDISSQIVVETIIDFANKLQIDTCAEFVSSKAIYDTVKDLGVTYVQGYYISEPKPNLV
- a CDS encoding lytic transglycosylase domain-containing protein, which translates into the protein MQRLLFSLFFLPLLLSAEITLQQLEKMPRSYAKDFYIWRFFDQNITSEEADKAFYQIRSVNWKLIRRYAEKTKMPGFAMAVRCYRLKPSKLPAERAECSAVALTPYKFTKLPKKRQFRLVEQLENYPDLLRWTNVMISESPFYELVKSDADTFFEVFNNCGRTWREEYLDHPLPPSLIKRLASKREFSQTIKLIVTDNRLTRLQRSLLGIDSKTLDHQSTFFLAMNALRHDRAKLAGIYLADAYNKAWYRFDKDKTLFWLSQLDPKGPYLKALSESFDLNIYTLYAHEKLKTRWPRIVRPKFGKKGCDYNISDPFAWLKSLKEIKRRKTTPELIDYGKRFACSRTEGHYCFVMERASRYRTHYFPIPYEDAYEGMKTDDKALMLALARQESRFIPSSISPSYALGMMQIMPFLVKALAKERHEPFDLDAMLIPRTNISYARTHLKYLKRHLWHPLFISYAYNGGIGFTKRLLTERGLFEKGPYEPWLSMELVYYDESRRYGKKVLANYIVYKKILGEPIGVASAVETLTLPNRTDRFRSR
- a CDS encoding class 1 fructose-bisphosphatase, with the protein product MTLKPIFDAIERSAHRIRDAITNEDLCYSQQCNSTGDMQLKLDIQSDLIIAEEFSKITAIKAIASEEKEEAETLHPNGRYMIAYDPLDGSSLIDVDLSVGSIFGIYDGEFQASNMLASVYVVYGPRLELVTAYKGGVRHYIFRHGRFMEQETIKLNEKGKLNAPGGTQKHWPPHHKKMIDGLFAEGYRLRYSGGMVPDLHQILLKGGGLFSYPGTTDKPEGKLRKLFEVFPFAFVYETAGGEAIDEKGRRLMELSCDDPHETTPCFFGSKYEISKVKAAYDVD
- the mobB gene encoding molybdopterin-guanine dinucleotide biosynthesis protein B; its protein translation is MKKRLAVAFTGPSNSGKTTIIEKVARILISEYRVAIVKNDPKDKATFDVEGKDSWKFFQTGAEVVVTSPTRTTYFSHRKKSIEEIIRMVDDFDYLLVEGLKTLPLPRIAIFRNAIDESYFSYSEAIAIDDSIDPNDYEIPPAIDILDLNDVEQIIGWIKTHAKAV
- a CDS encoding ferritin family protein — translated: MQKRLFTTVHEGWLKLLFSSFAVNDRAWGEKLYDYSEIIYRHLRFIENLYVQKKIEYSYERPAIQLSFTTEGEAAMFCDEVLERIELQLSDNGDPLAKRMLSDLRYIRATLQRKFMRSEKVTAFDKSLTLNGIELEKGSLDALVLFLFEESYKEYELIVIYSYAQTVVEDKRLGEIFQILIDESKFHLKSFARMMAEMGILAVPRMVTQEIYKFDSLKKFLEDGIEEEKGAKEQCRALAEAVDNEVLQQFFDFINFQEDYHITLMQEALERIK
- a CDS encoding iron-sulfur cluster assembly scaffold protein, coding for MEKVMEKSELYDITMDHMMNPRNYGKLENPDAQGIGKNPENGEMVIVYLKIHDGKIEDIAFQAKACMTTIIAGSIFTETVKGASIEEARELAQIMLDKLDQMPPEEAACSEMVAEAFLAALEHYAAIRTEPEALVPTHMITRACTLPEEEAK
- the metG gene encoding methionine--tRNA ligase, producing the protein MSDKCKKVYITTPIYYVNDVPHIGHAYTTIIADTLARYSRMAGMDVFFLTGTDEHGQKIEQAAKARGKSPQEYADEISNRFKQLWDEFEISYDKFIRTTDPDHMKGVQKAFEVMYDNGDIYKDVYRGHYCVSCETFFPETQLIDDEFCPECGRSTTMVEEESYFFRLSKYQDRLLEWYESKSDCILPKAKRNEVINFVKNGLEDLSITRTSFDWGVKLPKSIDDPKHVMYVWLDALMNYVTALGYGTDEKLMEYWPAKVHLIGKDILRFHAIYWPAFLMSLGLELPHHVAAHGWWTRNGEKMSKSKGNVVDPKEIADAYGLENFRYFMLREVPFGQDGDFSQRALIDRINSDLGNDLGNLLNRIIGMSGKYFDFKITSDGVRKFHASELKEVEAILEPVEKHLYEIQTNRYLEDLWKTLRIANKAIDTGMPWVKMKEGKEDEAMATIALVANILARVAVLLHPFMPKTTQTIAKALGFTVNNASYVELIKNNELLDEFTIEKIPPLFPRIEEPLVETPAAKAEAAKKEEKIKNQKSKPQTQDEESGANLITIDQFFQVQLKVGTVVEAEEVPKSKKLLKLQVDLGEEKPRQIVAGIKEWYSPEDLKDTQVCVVANLKPAKLMGMLSEGMLLAAKDDEGLCLIRPEKPRKAGSAIG
- a CDS encoding YggT family protein, producing the protein MILSTLIQALAQILHMVINIYIWVVIIAALVSWVRPDPYNPIVQTLYRLTEPVYAWIRRYIPTAVGGIDLAPLIVIFGLQFIDLFFVKLLFELSMSM
- the gltX gene encoding glutamate--tRNA ligase; protein product: MLRFAPSPTGDMHIGNLRVAIFNYIVAKQKRERFIVRIEDTDQARNIEGKDREILEILQLFGLHPDDVYYQSHNLTIHQHMAIKLLEERKAFACFCSPEELEAEREAAKAAKKAYRYSGKCETLSDEEVLANEKPFTIRLKKPESAVIFDDLIKGRQSFAPDDIDSFVIMRADKTPTYNFACALDDMIHDIGLVIRGEDHVSNTPKQIHIRNQLGYDKQIAYAHLPIILNTEGKKMSKRDDASSVKWLLEEGFLPEAVANYLILLGNKTPKEIFTMEEAITWFDLRNISKAAAKFDIDKLRYINREHMKMMDPKELSRAFGFADAAIGEVAKCYLEEGSTIKEIKPKIEAIFSAKPFDNEWGEQMRTLRDALKTAPKFETFDELKSYLMKATGLKGKNFFKPLRLLLTGSEHGPELSHLYPYLKSYLMEIVK